Proteins encoded together in one Congzhengia minquanensis window:
- a CDS encoding FAD-binding protein: MQRGQIEFSGKLLTLYSVDTLIVGSGCAGLNAADSLFDFGHQDIALVTEGINMGTSRNTGSDKQTYYKLSLASGESDSVSELAQTLFSGGGVNGDTALAEAACSVRSFIKLVNLGVPFPTNRYGEYVGYTTDHDNRKRATSAGPLTSKFMTECLEQSVRRKQIEILDETIVFKLLVEDGAVSGAAGFDKKKNEFVMFRCKNIVLATGGHCQIYKNTVYPPGQTGMTGMALEAGAEGANLQEWQYGIASVDFKWNLSGTYQQVMPRYISVDENGTKREFLPGYLKSVADSVNFVFLKGYQWPFDTEKICGSSVIDFIVYNETVNKNRTVYLDFTCEPTALLNGFGDLSQEAYTYLKSSDALIKTPIHRLLKMNRQAVELFYRQGIDLSREPLKITVAAQHTNGGLAVDENWETNIKGLYAVGEAAGTFGTYRPGGTALNAAQVGALRAAEHIAYAKETRVLKATEAYKQIAMEQGMDDFFRLTAANSGRGNVGFKKTYEALQAEMSRCASMIRNMIEMERLKEAVSSELCRFWQAAEGVSADDIPACLKYRDMLITQTAVLDAMIFSGKKMGSRGGALVLKDSKTFWSAADILHLAPKSSNAFCDKIIYTTYRQAGADSRMEDVRPIPKSDNWFETVWNEFLERRGKHA; this comes from the coding sequence GTGCAGCGCGGACAGATTGAATTTTCAGGCAAACTGCTTACGTTGTATTCGGTTGATACACTCATTGTTGGCAGCGGCTGCGCAGGATTAAACGCTGCAGACAGTCTTTTCGATTTTGGCCATCAAGACATTGCGCTGGTGACCGAGGGAATAAACATGGGAACTTCACGAAATACGGGAAGCGATAAGCAAACCTACTACAAACTGTCGTTGGCGTCGGGCGAGAGCGATTCTGTGTCAGAACTGGCGCAGACGCTGTTTTCCGGCGGGGGTGTTAACGGCGATACCGCCCTGGCCGAGGCGGCCTGTTCGGTGCGGTCGTTTATAAAGCTGGTGAACCTGGGGGTTCCGTTTCCCACAAACCGCTATGGTGAATATGTGGGTTATACTACAGACCACGACAACAGAAAACGTGCCACCTCCGCCGGCCCCCTGACGTCAAAATTTATGACTGAGTGCTTAGAGCAGTCGGTACGCAGAAAGCAAATTGAAATTCTGGACGAAACCATTGTTTTTAAACTGCTGGTAGAGGATGGTGCGGTGAGCGGTGCAGCAGGATTTGATAAAAAGAAAAATGAGTTTGTAATGTTTCGCTGTAAAAACATTGTGCTTGCAACCGGCGGGCATTGTCAAATTTATAAAAACACCGTTTATCCGCCGGGACAGACTGGAATGACGGGAATGGCCCTGGAAGCCGGTGCCGAAGGCGCAAATTTGCAGGAGTGGCAATATGGAATTGCATCTGTTGATTTTAAGTGGAATCTCTCCGGCACCTACCAGCAGGTGATGCCTCGTTATATTTCAGTGGACGAAAACGGAACAAAGCGGGAATTTTTGCCCGGCTATTTGAAATCCGTGGCCGACAGCGTAAATTTTGTGTTTTTGAAAGGATATCAGTGGCCTTTCGACACCGAGAAAATTTGTGGTTCCAGCGTAATTGATTTCATTGTTTATAACGAAACGGTAAATAAAAACAGAACCGTTTATTTAGATTTTACATGTGAGCCAACCGCCCTTTTAAACGGATTTGGCGATTTGTCCCAAGAGGCATATACCTATTTAAAAAGTTCCGACGCACTGATCAAAACCCCCATTCACAGGCTTTTAAAAATGAACCGCCAAGCTGTTGAGCTTTTTTATCGTCAAGGCATAGATCTTAGCCGTGAGCCACTGAAAATAACGGTGGCCGCACAGCATACAAACGGCGGCCTTGCCGTTGACGAAAATTGGGAAACGAACATTAAAGGACTTTATGCCGTGGGGGAGGCCGCCGGTACTTTTGGGACTTACCGGCCGGGCGGCACAGCGCTGAATGCAGCACAGGTTGGGGCGCTGCGCGCGGCGGAACATATTGCATATGCTAAAGAAACAAGAGTTTTGAAAGCCACGGAAGCGTATAAGCAAATTGCAATGGAGCAGGGGATGGATGACTTTTTCAGGCTGACCGCTGCAAATTCCGGCAGAGGAAATGTTGGCTTTAAAAAAACGTATGAAGCGTTACAGGCGGAAATGAGCAGATGTGCTTCTATGATACGAAACATGATTGAGATGGAACGCCTGAAAGAAGCGGTATCCTCAGAGCTTTGCAGGTTTTGGCAGGCGGCGGAAGGCGTTTCTGCTGACGATATACCTGCGTGTTTAAAATACCGGGATATGCTGATTACCCAAACGGCGGTGTTGGACGCAATGATTTTTTCGGGCAAAAAAATGGGCAGCAGGGGCGGCGCACTTGTTTTAAAAGACAGCAAAACTTTTTGGAGCGCAGCAGACATTTTGCATCTGGCCCCAAAAAGCAGCAACGCCTTTTGTGACAAAATTATATATACAACATACCGGCAAGCAGGGGCAGACAGCCGCATGGAAGACGTTCGCCCCATTCCTAAAAGTGACAATTGGTTTGAAACGGTTTGGAACGAATTTTTAGAGAGGAGAGGGAAACATGCTTAA
- a CDS encoding 3-ketoacyl-ACP reductase, which yields MQTAIITGSASGIGNAAARLFLAKGWRVVGADRRERETIVQMKQQFANFIHVQADISDEDGRRHILKAAEAGKNVVKALVNAAGVAPKNRCDILEMTEESYDFVMNINTKGTFFLTQLVANHMIQNAGSADEANGAIVNISSLSAYTSSTSRGEYCISKAGVSMITKLFADRLAEFNITVNEIRPGIIATNMTKPVTNKYDAQIKSGLLPLARWGRPEDVAKAVYALTDGSFPYTTGQSIDVDGGFHIRRL from the coding sequence ATGCAAACTGCAATTATCACAGGATCTGCAAGCGGCATTGGAAATGCTGCTGCCCGCCTGTTTTTGGCAAAGGGATGGCGGGTAGTGGGGGCGGACCGAAGAGAAAGAGAAACGATTGTGCAAATGAAACAGCAATTTGCAAATTTTATTCATGTTCAGGCCGATATTTCAGACGAAGACGGCAGACGGCACATTTTAAAGGCAGCGGAGGCCGGCAAAAATGTTGTTAAAGCGCTGGTAAACGCGGCTGGAGTTGCTCCCAAAAACCGCTGCGACATTTTGGAGATGACAGAAGAAAGTTATGATTTTGTAATGAATATTAATACAAAAGGCACCTTTTTCTTAACGCAGCTGGTTGCAAACCATATGATTCAAAATGCTGGCTCTGCCGACGAGGCAAACGGAGCAATTGTCAACATATCCTCGCTGTCCGCCTATACAAGCTCAACAAGCCGCGGTGAATATTGCATTTCAAAGGCCGGGGTATCCATGATAACCAAACTATTTGCAGACCGCTTAGCGGAATTTAACATAACGGTGAATGAAATTCGACCGGGAATTATTGCAACCAACATGACAAAACCAGTAACTAATAAATATGATGCACAAATTAAAAGCGGCCTTCTTCCTTTGGCCCGGTGGGGCCGGCCTGAGGACGTTGCAAAAGCAGTGTATGCTTTGACAGACGGGAGCTTCCCATACACAACGGGGCAGTCGATTGACGTTGACGGCGGGTTTCACATCAGGCGTCTTTAA
- a CDS encoding flavin oxidoreductase/NADH oxidase, whose product MKYEPFHYSSLKELKAKFDEYSLPFYAQENTDILFEKVKTGSWELKNRFVIQPMEGCDGTAAGEPGELTKRRYHRFAESGAALIWMEAVSVAAEGRANPRQLYICGKTADSFKRLTESVKEICMKQNGFEPMVILQATHSGRQSKPGGSPAPVIAYHNPVFEKEHLLNHDCIISDDALKKLEERFGYAVHLAQMAGFDGVDIKCCHGYLANELLSAFSRPGAYGGSFENRTRFIRNCIANANAAVTGNFMVTSRLGVYDGFPYPYGFGVKEGEGTKVCADEAVQLVGILHNQLGVNIINITAGNPYVNPHVNRPYDSGGYIPDEHPFVGVSRIIAYAGQIQKAYPKMAVVSSGYSYLRHLAPFAAAGAIENGLCTMAGFGRTAFAYPQFIADLKKNRKMDPKKCCITCSKCTQLMRMGTVSGCVVRDREVYLKLYQEACSAEK is encoded by the coding sequence TTGAAATATGAACCATTTCATTATTCAAGTTTAAAGGAACTGAAAGCAAAATTTGATGAATATTCCCTTCCGTTTTATGCACAGGAGAATACAGATATTTTGTTTGAAAAGGTGAAAACGGGCAGTTGGGAGCTGAAAAACAGATTTGTTATTCAGCCCATGGAGGGGTGCGACGGAACGGCCGCAGGCGAACCGGGCGAACTGACAAAGCGGCGATATCACAGGTTTGCCGAAAGCGGGGCGGCCCTTATTTGGATGGAAGCCGTTTCTGTTGCAGCCGAAGGCAGGGCGAATCCGCGGCAGCTTTACATCTGCGGCAAAACGGCGGACTCCTTTAAACGGCTTACAGAGTCTGTGAAGGAAATCTGCATGAAGCAAAACGGGTTTGAACCTATGGTAATTCTGCAGGCCACACACTCTGGCCGGCAGTCGAAACCCGGCGGCAGCCCCGCCCCGGTGATTGCATACCATAACCCGGTTTTTGAAAAGGAACATCTGCTGAATCATGATTGCATCATTTCAGATGATGCTTTAAAAAAGTTAGAAGAGCGTTTCGGATATGCGGTACATTTGGCGCAGATGGCCGGATTTGACGGGGTGGACATAAAATGCTGCCACGGATATCTGGCAAACGAGCTGCTTTCTGCATTTTCCCGCCCTGGCGCCTATGGCGGCAGTTTTGAAAACCGCACCAGATTTATTAGAAACTGCATAGCAAACGCAAACGCGGCGGTTACAGGAAATTTCATGGTGACATCTCGGCTGGGCGTGTATGACGGTTTCCCTTACCCCTATGGGTTTGGTGTAAAAGAGGGCGAGGGCACAAAGGTTTGTGCAGACGAGGCCGTGCAGCTTGTGGGAATTCTGCACAATCAGCTGGGCGTAAATATCATAAACATCACTGCGGGAAACCCCTATGTAAACCCACATGTAAACAGGCCGTATGACAGCGGAGGCTATATCCCTGATGAACATCCTTTCGTTGGCGTTTCAAGAATAATCGCCTATGCCGGGCAGATTCAAAAGGCATATCCGAAAATGGCCGTTGTCAGCTCAGGATATTCATACTTGCGCCACCTTGCGCCCTTTGCTGCCGCAGGAGCAATAGAAAACGGCCTGTGCACCATGGCAGGCTTTGGCAGAACAGCCTTTGCCTATCCGCAGTTTATTGCGGATTTAAAGAAAAACCGAAAGATGGATCCCAAAAAATGCTGTATCACCTGCAGTAAATGCACCCAGCTGATGCGGATGGGAACAGTTTCCGGCTGTGTCGTACGCGACCGGGAGGTTTATTTGAAATTGTATCAAGAAGCGTGCAGCGCAGAGAAATAA
- a CDS encoding AraC family transcriptional regulator, which produces MQNIVISSYFDDTVSYHKEIHFHNEYELICVLDGAAQVTINGMEYTVSKNNLIFISNLEQHSVKQLHPSYKRFCVTLHVPTTDACLQDARLLSILKNHPQNFVHVFDITPFQNAAVRIFQNIISYNTGDEYANDLVLACIMELLALIRKHNPERFAGSHSPAEDKIFKIQQFIDQYFYEDIKIDALSKEFFISNFYLSHKFKALTGLSPKQYLISVRLKQASLMLLNTDLPVSQIAEKAGFSNHSNFIKSFKSVYQLLPKDFRLNK; this is translated from the coding sequence ATGCAAAACATTGTGATATCCTCCTACTTTGACGATACCGTCAGCTACCACAAGGAAATTCACTTTCATAACGAATATGAGCTGATTTGCGTTTTGGACGGCGCTGCACAAGTTACGATTAACGGCATGGAATATACGGTGAGTAAAAACAACCTTATTTTTATCAGCAACTTGGAACAACATTCCGTGAAGCAGCTGCATCCATCATATAAGCGGTTTTGCGTAACCCTTCATGTTCCGACCACCGATGCCTGTTTGCAGGACGCCCGCCTGCTGTCTATTTTAAAAAACCATCCTCAAAATTTTGTTCATGTTTTTGATATTACCCCATTTCAAAACGCCGCAGTCCGCATTTTTCAAAACATCATTTCTTATAACACCGGCGATGAATATGCAAACGATTTGGTGCTCGCCTGCATTATGGAGCTTTTGGCACTCATACGAAAGCACAACCCGGAGCGTTTTGCCGGTTCGCACTCTCCCGCAGAAGATAAAATTTTTAAAATTCAGCAGTTTATCGACCAGTACTTTTATGAAGATATTAAAATTGACGCTTTGAGCAAAGAATTTTTCATCAGCAATTTTTATCTTTCTCATAAATTTAAAGCGCTCACCGGCTTAAGCCCCAAACAATATTTAATTTCAGTCCGGCTAAAACAGGCCTCGCTTATGCTGTTAAACACAGATTTGCCGGTTTCACAAATCGCTGAAAAGGCCGGTTTTTCCAATCACAGCAATTTTATTAAAAGTTTTAAAAGCGTTTATCAATTACTGCCAAAAGATTTCCGCTTAAATAAATAA
- a CDS encoding ABC transporter ATP-binding protein: MSDIILSCNNLSKFYGQYPALQNLDFQLKRGRIVGLLGPNGSGKTTLIKIANGLLTPTSGQLLINGNRVGIESKKAVSYLSDCVCLPEWMRVSELIAFYKDFYDNFNADKAYTMLRNLNIDESLRLKTLSKGTKEKVQLILVMSREADLYLLDEPMGGVDPATRDYILNTIISNYSENSTVVISTHLISDVEKVLDEVLFINKGEIVLQDMVDHIRDEQGKSVDTLFREVFKC; the protein is encoded by the coding sequence ATGAGTGATATTATTTTAAGCTGCAATAATTTAAGCAAGTTTTATGGGCAATATCCGGCGCTTCAAAACCTGGATTTTCAGTTAAAGCGGGGGCGCATTGTGGGGCTTTTAGGTCCCAACGGAAGCGGAAAAACAACGCTGATTAAAATTGCAAACGGACTGCTTACCCCAACCAGCGGACAGCTGCTGATAAACGGAAATCGGGTGGGCATTGAGAGCAAAAAGGCGGTGTCTTATCTTTCAGACTGTGTTTGCCTGCCGGAGTGGATGCGGGTTTCAGAGCTGATTGCATTTTATAAGGATTTTTACGACAACTTTAATGCAGACAAAGCATATACCATGCTGAGAAATTTAAACATCGACGAATCGCTTCGATTGAAAACGCTGTCAAAGGGCACAAAAGAAAAGGTTCAGCTCATTTTGGTGATGAGCCGCGAGGCAGACCTGTATCTGCTGGACGAACCCATGGGCGGCGTTGACCCTGCAACCCGGGACTATATTTTAAACACCATCATATCCAATTATTCCGAAAACTCCACTGTGGTGATTTCCACCCACCTGATTTCTGATGTGGAAAAGGTTTTAGACGAGGTGCTGTTCATCAACAAAGGCGAAATTGTGCTGCAGGACATGGTGGACCATATCCGCGACGAGCAGGGAAAAAGTGTGGACACTTTATTCCGGGAGGTATTCAAATGTTAG
- a CDS encoding GntR family transcriptional regulator, which translates to MNWEFNNDRPIYTQIVEQIKLFIVSGEIAAGSKLASVRELAADAEVNPNTMQKALSELERIGLMHANRTSGRFITEDNAMILKVKQELAEESIQVFLQNMKKIGYDKTQTISLIEKYDKGEEIHE; encoded by the coding sequence ATGAACTGGGAATTTAACAATGACAGGCCAATCTATACACAGATTGTAGAACAAATAAAGCTGTTTATCGTGTCCGGGGAAATTGCGGCTGGGTCGAAGCTTGCCTCTGTCCGTGAGCTGGCGGCAGATGCCGAGGTGAATCCAAATACCATGCAGAAGGCCCTTTCCGAGCTGGAACGCATTGGCCTTATGCATGCCAACAGAACAAGCGGAAGATTTATAACGGAGGATAACGCCATGATTTTAAAGGTAAAACAGGAACTGGCAGAAGAAAGCATTCAGGTTTTTTTGCAGAACATGAAAAAAATCGGTTACGACAAGACGCAAACAATCTCGTTGATTGAAAAATATGATAAAGGAGAGGAAATACATGAGTGA
- a CDS encoding glycoside hydrolase family 27 protein translates to MLAKTPPMGWNSWNTFGHNINEDIVLEIADTMVEKGYKDAGYEYVVIDDCWSLKERSRDGKLIADPEKFPRGMKYVADYVHSKGLKFGMYSCAGMKTCGGYPGSYGHEYADAKTFADWGVDFLKYDFCYFPKSGNAQNAYLTMSMALKASGREILFSACNWGHGEPWNWMRSVGVHMYRSTGDIFDSYKSFSDIILSQEDNWSMSAPGCFNDPDMLIVGMYGKGNVGIDSGCSDTEYEAHFAYWCMAGAPLMMGGDIRNMNSFSEKLLKNQRLIAIDQDEEARPPYMVHSNAIWDNDRVYIKHLANNRFAIAFFNGHDTEMHPAFSLHEAGIPFYTGVTLDFTDAITGEHIGVIDQDAFSCNVPAHGCRVFTAEFAAR, encoded by the coding sequence ATGTTGGCAAAAACACCGCCCATGGGCTGGAATTCATGGAACACCTTCGGACATAACATTAACGAAGACATTGTGCTGGAAATTGCAGACACAATGGTGGAAAAAGGCTACAAAGATGCAGGTTATGAATATGTGGTAATTGACGACTGCTGGTCTTTAAAGGAACGGAGCCGGGATGGAAAGCTCATTGCCGACCCGGAGAAATTTCCCCGCGGCATGAAATATGTGGCAGATTATGTCCATAGCAAGGGCTTAAAGTTTGGAATGTATTCCTGCGCAGGAATGAAAACCTGCGGCGGATACCCCGGCAGCTATGGACATGAATATGCAGACGCAAAAACCTTTGCAGACTGGGGCGTGGACTTTTTAAAATATGATTTTTGTTATTTCCCCAAATCGGGAAATGCACAAAATGCGTATTTAACTATGAGCATGGCCCTAAAGGCCTCCGGCAGGGAAATTTTGTTTTCCGCCTGCAACTGGGGACATGGGGAGCCATGGAACTGGATGCGCTCTGTGGGCGTGCATATGTATCGCTCCACTGGCGACATTTTCGACTCTTACAAATCGTTTTCCGATATTATTTTAAGTCAGGAGGACAACTGGAGCATGTCTGCCCCCGGGTGTTTTAACGACCCGGATATGCTCATTGTCGGCATGTATGGAAAGGGCAATGTGGGAATTGACAGCGGCTGCTCAGACACGGAATATGAGGCGCATTTTGCATACTGGTGCATGGCCGGGGCCCCGCTGATGATGGGCGGCGACATTCGGAATATGAATTCTTTCAGCGAAAAACTTCTGAAAAACCAACGGCTTATCGCTATTGATCAGGACGAGGAGGCAAGGCCGCCCTATATGGTACATTCCAATGCCATTTGGGACAACGACAGGGTTTACATTAAGCACCTTGCAAACAACCGTTTTGCTATTGCATTTTTTAACGGCCACGACACGGAGATGCATCCGGCCTTTAGCCTGCATGAAGCGGGTATTCCGTTTTATACCGGCGTAACCCTTGATTTTACCGATGCTATCACCGGGGAGCATATTGGCGTAATTGATCAGGATGCATTTTCCTGCAATGTGCCGGCTCACGGCTGCCGAGTGTTCACGGCGGAGTTTGCCGCGCGATGA
- a CDS encoding SpoIIE family protein phosphatase yields MKNELNTYTRPGTLFRNTGIGEVFSKLDKMEIIENVFLLLLCRICFMGYLVSPFGAAYFAAVFLKRRRPAYVLCAVIGILSVGYTTFSFKYGGTILIIAAISAIFSKELSGKKIFPALICSGALFINGMIYVIAEGFFAYDTLLLLAECGGACLSYFAFDKAALLVRTSPRRRIFESAETISLVILCGTVVLSVALIDNMLPFAHVLAITVILALSVSCGFSVSCPAGVVFGLCLGIASVYPPQTVCIYCLSALASGFVKRYGKFGAAAAFAVTSFAATMLMCPESNGIITVSYVALATLILLFIPDKFLNRFGALAIKAKEEAAAGDRIRNAVETKMTQTINSIDSVSVVFRDVLDSLLEQNGETHGVIFDNTADTVCKKCTLCKFCWNKNRDDTLSYMNAMYKTMERKNSISKHDVPQEFSDMCIRCEPFVSELNKNYEAYKITRMWAGRVMESKRLVAEQFNNISMILKNMKTSLAEQMNCEPELEHKIATALDRRGISANKINVSAGDGFTVTMDKVSCGRNLVCSTTVAAAVSEVLEVPMLRENRECSDDVCHLKFSQQTRFVTDIAVASATRDKSSGSGDVALSFPCGNGKTAVILSDGMGSGEKAHFQSSITAQLAKNLLSAGFDKETCVRLINNILMMNADRDTFATIDLCIVNLYTGSMEFVKTGAANSYIKTASGNETVYASSLPAGLVQGLEPDYDMRYMKSGDYLIMASDGITDVLDSPDHNEIFDIAEGFTGSAKVLADNILNAALSYTDGIAYDDMTVAVCAVSENM; encoded by the coding sequence ATGAAAAATGAACTGAACACTTATACCCGGCCGGGGACGCTCTTTCGAAACACCGGTATCGGCGAGGTTTTTTCCAAGCTCGACAAAATGGAAATAATTGAAAACGTGTTTTTGCTGCTTCTATGCAGAATATGCTTTATGGGATATTTAGTATCCCCCTTTGGAGCGGCTTATTTTGCGGCGGTGTTTTTAAAACGCAGGCGCCCGGCCTATGTGTTGTGTGCGGTGATTGGTATCCTTTCTGTGGGATATACCACATTTTCATTTAAATATGGCGGTACAATTTTAATTATTGCCGCAATTAGCGCCATTTTTTCCAAAGAGCTTTCCGGCAAAAAAATATTTCCCGCGCTTATCTGTTCCGGCGCGCTGTTCATTAACGGCATGATTTATGTGATAGCCGAAGGATTTTTCGCCTACGACACGCTGCTGCTTTTAGCAGAGTGCGGCGGGGCCTGCCTCTCTTATTTTGCTTTTGACAAGGCGGCGCTGTTAGTACGCACCAGTCCCAGGCGGCGGATCTTCGAGTCGGCAGAAACCATTAGCCTGGTAATTCTTTGCGGCACTGTGGTTTTGAGCGTGGCCCTGATTGATAACATGCTTCCGTTTGCCCATGTTTTAGCGATTACCGTAATTTTAGCGCTGAGCGTTTCCTGCGGTTTTTCTGTTTCCTGTCCTGCCGGCGTTGTGTTTGGCCTGTGTTTGGGAATTGCCAGCGTTTATCCGCCGCAAACCGTTTGCATTTACTGTTTGTCTGCCCTGGCCTCAGGCTTTGTCAAACGGTATGGCAAATTTGGAGCGGCGGCGGCTTTTGCCGTTACCAGCTTTGCCGCCACCATGCTCATGTGCCCGGAATCCAACGGAATTATAACCGTATCTTATGTGGCCCTTGCAACGCTGATTTTGTTATTCATTCCCGACAAGTTTTTAAACCGGTTTGGCGCTTTGGCTATTAAGGCAAAAGAGGAAGCAGCTGCCGGCGACCGCATTCGCAATGCGGTGGAAACAAAAATGACCCAGACCATAAACTCCATCGACTCTGTCAGCGTGGTGTTCCGCGATGTGCTGGATTCTCTGCTGGAGCAAAACGGCGAAACGCACGGGGTAATTTTCGACAACACCGCCGACACAGTTTGCAAAAAGTGCACTCTATGCAAGTTTTGCTGGAACAAAAACCGGGACGATACCCTGTCTTATATGAACGCAATGTATAAAACAATGGAACGGAAAAATTCCATTAGCAAGCACGACGTGCCTCAGGAATTTTCAGACATGTGCATCCGGTGTGAACCGTTTGTATCGGAACTGAACAAAAACTATGAGGCCTATAAGATTACCCGCATGTGGGCAGGCAGGGTAATGGAAAGCAAGCGGTTGGTGGCGGAACAGTTTAACAACATTTCTATGATTTTAAAAAACATGAAGACAAGCCTTGCCGAGCAGATGAACTGTGAGCCGGAGCTGGAGCATAAAATTGCCACGGCCTTAGACCGGCGCGGAATTTCAGCAAACAAAATTAATGTAAGCGCCGGCGACGGATTCACCGTTACCATGGACAAAGTGAGCTGCGGGCGGAACTTAGTTTGCTCAACAACGGTGGCCGCCGCCGTGTCGGAGGTGTTGGAGGTTCCTATGCTGCGTGAAAACCGGGAATGCAGCGACGACGTGTGCCATTTAAAATTTTCCCAGCAGACCAGGTTTGTAACCGACATTGCCGTTGCCTCGGCCACACGGGATAAATCCAGCGGCAGCGGAGACGTTGCCCTATCCTTTCCCTGCGGGAACGGAAAAACCGCGGTTATTTTGTCTGACGGAATGGGAAGCGGCGAAAAGGCCCACTTTCAAAGCTCCATTACCGCACAGCTTGCTAAAAATCTGCTTTCAGCCGGATTTGACAAAGAAACCTGCGTAAGGCTCATCAACAACATTCTAATGATGAACGCTGACCGCGACACCTTTGCCACCATTGATTTGTGCATTGTAAATTTATACACCGGTTCCATGGAGTTCGTAAAAACCGGTGCGGCAAACTCCTATATTAAAACCGCCTCCGGCAACGAAACGGTTTATGCCTCGTCTCTTCCTGCCGGTTTGGTGCAGGGACTTGAGCCCGACTATGACATGCGGTATATGAAATCGGGGGATTATCTCATCATGGCGTCAGACGGCATAACAGACGTTTTAGACAGCCCCGACCACAACGAAATCTTTGATATTGCAGAAGGCTTTACCGGCAGTGCAAAGGTTTTGGCGGACAACATTTTAAACGCCGCCCTGTCATACACCGACGGGATCGCATATGATGATATGACGGTTGCTGTTTGCGCAGTTTCAGAAAATATGTAA
- a CDS encoding uroporphyrinogen decarboxylase family protein — MTGKERITRILNHQPVDRVGLFEHFWDDTYKAWTAEGHINNGEPFEDHFGYDIQTFWAFNLVADFNFETKVISENEDTVTLLDGNGAILRRHKLHDSTPEHVDFNVKDREGWEKLKPMLTPDPRRINFEGYRNAKKAAEEAGRFFVWSGVNVFECIHPVCGHENMLVGMALDPDWVTDMVDTYAKLTVDLQKMLFEQEGYPDGIWFYEDMGYKGSPFMSPDMYREIIKPGHIYTIDYAKSLNLPVIMHSCGFVEPLLPDMIDAGINCLQALEVKAGMDLIKLHELYGDKIAFMGGLDVRALYSNDREVILKELEAKLPIVKQGFNYIIHSDHSIPKTVNYESYCYFVEKALELGTY, encoded by the coding sequence TTGACAGGAAAAGAACGAATTACCCGAATTTTAAATCATCAGCCGGTGGACCGGGTCGGGCTGTTTGAACATTTTTGGGACGATACATACAAGGCCTGGACGGCTGAAGGACATATAAATAACGGCGAACCCTTTGAAGACCATTTTGGCTACGACATACAGACCTTTTGGGCATTTAATCTTGTTGCTGATTTCAATTTTGAAACAAAGGTCATTTCTGAAAACGAAGATACCGTTACCCTGCTGGACGGGAACGGCGCAATTCTGCGCCGCCACAAGCTGCACGACTCTACGCCGGAGCATGTTGACTTTAACGTAAAAGACCGGGAGGGTTGGGAAAAGCTTAAACCCATGCTCACGCCGGACCCACGGAGAATCAATTTTGAGGGGTATCGGAACGCAAAAAAAGCTGCCGAAGAGGCAGGTCGTTTTTTCGTATGGAGCGGCGTTAACGTATTTGAGTGCATACACCCCGTCTGCGGGCACGAAAACATGTTGGTCGGCATGGCGCTTGATCCGGATTGGGTAACAGATATGGTAGACACCTATGCCAAGCTCACCGTTGACCTGCAAAAAATGCTCTTTGAGCAGGAGGGGTACCCCGACGGTATTTGGTTCTATGAAGATATGGGATATAAAGGAAGCCCGTTTATGTCCCCGGACATGTACCGCGAAATCATCAAGCCGGGCCACATTTACACCATTGACTATGCCAAAAGCCTGAACTTGCCGGTTATTATGCACTCCTGCGGCTTTGTTGAGCCCCTGCTTCCGGATATGATTGACGCCGGCATTAACTGCCTGCAAGCGCTGGAGGTTAAGGCCGGAATGGATTTAATAAAGCTGCACGAGCTCTACGGAGATAAAATTGCCTTTATGGGCGGCTTGGATGTTCGTGCTCTTTACAGCAACGACCGGGAAGTTATTTTAAAAGAACTGGAAGCGAAGCTCCCAATTGTGAAACAGGGATTTAACTATATTATACATAGCGACCATTCCATTCCCAAAACGGTGAATTACGAGAGCTATTGCTATTTTGTTGAAAAGGCGTTAGAGCTGGGAACTTATTAA